The Syngnathus typhle isolate RoL2023-S1 ecotype Sweden linkage group LG11, RoL_Styp_1.0, whole genome shotgun sequence genome contains a region encoding:
- the nfasca gene encoding neurofascin homolog (chicken) a isoform X15, with protein sequence MMRRGSHWALAFMSLLLWRQSAPIEVPNDPKILADLKQPPTITKQSVKDYIVDPRDNIIIECEAKGNPVPTFSWRRNGKFFNTAKDLRVTMRKRSGTLEIGFRNGGRPEDYEGEYQCFATNDHGVAMSNKILLRVSKAPLWPKEVLEPVVVSEGSSLVLPCNPPPGLPPPFTFWMSSMMIPIRQDKRVSMGLNGDMYFSNVVAQDAQNDYSCNARFLFTHTIQQKNPFTLKVLTSRKVAESTPTFLTPSGTESSKMVLRDQQLLLECIAAGLPTPAIKWFKKGGDLPAQKVKFENYNKTMKIVAVSEEDTGEYVCMATNHLGSIRHSIFVQVKAAPYWLDKPTNLVLAPEANGRLVCRANGNPKPSIRWLVNGIPINSSLPDPSRQLMGDTIIFRSVQMGSSAVYQCNASNQHGYLLANAFVSVIDMRPRILGPKNQLIKVIENNRTFLDCPFFGSPIPDLRWFKNGQGSGLDGGHYRAYINGSLEIQRARPQDEGTYTCVASSILGMAENQVRLEVKEPSRIVGAPEHQSAIRGSTARFDCKVKFDPSLAATVTWTKDDKPIHLGWRLRKDEESLTVPNVNEGDEGTYACTVETEIDRDSASARLTVLDLPDPPMDLELSDPAARSVRLTWIPGNDHRSPVTEFLVQFVEDRWEPGRWQDLATYPGDLNSVILQLAPFVNYQFRVIAINQVGPSAASRPSPQYQTSSAAPDVIPRGLRGWGSQKDNMEITWEPLLDLEKNGPNLHYAVWWRRKDSDADWSNVTTTGTKHVVRNTQTYVAYEMKIQARNDLGAGPESNVVIGYSGEDRPTGAPTELRISKVDSTKANVHWKPVQQESVRGEFKEYRLHYWREASHVPALVFSKENKTKGFYTTVAEPSGILSDLVPFSRYKMFMVVANNGYQGPPSNTVEFSTKEGVPDAPSFFRIKRRGLDSIHLEWDKPLEPNGLLIGYQLKYQTANGSREGRPRVETFLPNVTEFTLRLPDRSSRYNFYLSALTQVGAGEVFAEESPFFGNEAYIDQVDIATQGWFIGLMCAIALIILILLIVCFIKRSRGGKYPVRDKKDLPLDSVDHKDPDGSFEYHSDEDNKPLQGSQTSLEGNVKESDDSLVDYGEGGDGQFNEDGSFIGQYTVKKDKDETEGNESSEATSPVNAIYSLA encoded by the exons ATGATGAGGCGGGGCAGCCATTGGGCCCTGGCTTTCATGTCGTTGCTGCTGTGGCGCCAATCCGCGCCAATCGAAGTACCAAACGATC CAAAGATCCTGGCCGACC TGAAACAGCCCCCTACTATTACCAAGCAGTCAGTAAAGGATTACATTGTTGACCCCAGAGATAACATCATCATCGAGTGCGAAGCCAAGGGCAACCCGGTGCCAAC GTTCTCATGGAGAAGGAATGGCAAGTTTTTCAACACGGCAAAAGATCTGCGTGTGACAATGCGCAAACGTTCGGGAACCCTGGAAATCGGATTTCGGAACGGAGGACGGCCGGAAGACTATGAAGGCGAATACCAGTGTTTTGCCACCAATGATCACGGAGTGGCAATGTCCAACAAAATTCTACTTAGGGTCTCGA aggcacCTCTGTGGCCTAAGGAGGTGCTGGAGCCAGTGGTGGTGAGCGAGGGCTCGTCGCTGGTCCTCCCCTGCAACCCCCCTCCGGGCCTCCCGCCTCCGTTCACTTTCTGGATGAGCAGTA TGATGATTCCCATCCGACAGGATAAGCGAGTGTCCATGGGTTTGAACGGAGACATGTACTTCTCCAACGTGGTGGCCCAAGATGCTCAGAACGACTACAGCTGCaacgctcgcttcctctttacGCACACCATCCAGCAGAAGAACCCCTTCACTCTCAAAGTTCTTACCA GCCGTAAAGTTGCTGAGTCCACGCCAACCTTCCTCACACCGTCGGGGACCGAGAGCTCCAAAATGGTGCTGAGGGACCAGCAGCTGCTGCTGGAGTGCATTGCTGCTGGACT CCCCACGCCGGCTATCAAATGGTTTAAGAAGGGCGGCGATCTGCCGGCACAGAAAGTCAAGTTTGAGAATTACAACAAGACCATGAAGATCGTGGCCGTGTCAGAGGAGGACACGGGGGAATACGTCTGCATGGCCACCAATCATTTAGGGAGCATCCGCCACTCCATTTTTGTTCAAGTGAAAG CGGCCCCTTACTGGCTGGACAAACCGACCAATTTGGTGCTAGCTCCAGAAGCCAACGGCCGCCTGGTGTGTCGGGCCAACGGCAACCCCAAACCCAGCATCCGATGGCTGGTTAACGGCATTCCCATAAACA GCTCTTTGCCTGACCCGAGTCGCCAGCTCATGGGCGACACCATCATCTTCCGCTCGGTGCAGATGGGAAGCAGCGCCGTCTACCAATGCAACGCTTCCAACCAGCACGGTTATCTTCTGGCAAATGCCTTTGTCAGTGTCATCG ATATGCGTCCAAGGATACTTGGGCCAAAAAATCAACTGATCAAAGTCATCGAGAACAACCGCACCTTTCTGGACTGCCCCTTTTTCGGTTCCCCTATTCCAGATTTACGCTG GTTTAAGAACGGACAAGGCAGCGGCCTAGACGGCGGACATTACCGCGCTTATATCAACGGCAGCCTGGAGATCCAGCGTGCCAGACCGCAGGACGAGGGCACCTACACCTGCGTGGCCAGCAGCATTCTGGGCATGGCTGAAAACCAGGTCCGCctggaggtcaaag AGCCCAGCCGTATCGTCGGGGCCCCTGAACACCAGTCGGCCATCAGGGGATCCACAGCTCGGTTTGACTGCAAAGTCAAATTTGATCCCAGCCTGGCTGCCACTGTGACTTGGACCAAGGATGACAAGCCCATCCATCTGGGATGGAG GCTGAGGAAAGACGAGGAATCGCTGACCGTCCCGAACGTCAACGAGGGGGACGAAGGAACTTACGCGTGTACTGTTGAAACCGAGATTGACCGGGACTCGGCCTCGGCTCGTCTCACTGTGTTAG ACCTCCCCGACCCTCCTATGGATCTGGAGCTGTCAGATCCGGCAGCCCGGAGTGTTCGCCTCACCTGGATCCCTGGAAATGACCACAGAAGTCCCGTCACAG AGTTTTTGGTCCAGTTTGTGGAAGACCGCTGGGAGCCAGGAAGATGGCAGGACCTGGCCACCTACCCCGGGGACCTCAACTCGGTCATTCTGCAGCTGGCTCCCTTTGTCAACTACCAGTTCCGAGTTATTGCCATCAACCAGGTGGGCCCGAGTGCGGCCAGCAGACCCTCACCCCAATACCAAACCAGTAGCGCTG CTCCTGATGTCATACCCAGAGGCCTCCGAGGCTGGGGCTCACAGAAAGACAACATGGAGATCACTTGGGAG CCCCTGCTTGATCTGGAGAAGAACGGCCCGAATTTGCACTATGCCGTGTGGTGGAGACGCAAAGATTCCGATGCCGACTGGAGCAATGTGACCACAACGGGGACCAAACACGTTGTCCGCAACACACAAACCTATGTAGCCTATGAAATGAAAATCCAGGCCAGGAATGATCTTGGAGCAGGACCAGAGTCCAATGTGGTCATTGGATACTCGGGAGAAGACA GACCCACCGGCGCTCCGACCGAGCTGCGCATTTCTAAGGTAGACAGCACCAAAGCAAATGTCCACTGGAAGCCCGTCCAGCAGGAGTCGGTCCGAGGAGAATTCAAGGAGTATAGA CTGCACTATTGGCGTGAGGCCAGTCACGTACCCGCTTTGGTGTTCAGCAAGGAGAACAAGACCAAAGGTTTCTACACCACCGTGGCCGAGCCTTCGGGCATCCTCAGCGACCTGGTGCCCTTTTCGCGCTACAAGATGTTTATGGTTGTGGCCAACAATGGTTACCAAGGTCCACCCAGCAACACGGTTGAATTCAGCACAAAGGAAGGAG TGCCCGACGCTCCCAGTTTTTTCAGGATCAAGCGAAGAGGCTTGGATTCCATTCATCTGGAGTGGGACAAACCTCTGGAGCCAAATGGTCTCCTCATTGGATACCAGCTCAAATACCAAACAG CCAACGGATCGAGAGAGGGTCGACCTCGCGTTGAGACTTTCCTTCCAAACGTGACGGAGTTCACGCTCCGTCTTCCCGATCGCTCCAGCCGCTACAATTTCTACCTGTCGGCGCTCACCCAGGTGGGAGCGGGCGAGGTCTTTGCTGAAGAATCCCCCTTCTTTGGCAACGAAG CCTATATTGACCAGGTGGACATCGCAACGCAAGGCTGGTTCATCGGCTTGATGTGCGCCATCGCCCTCATCATACTGATCCTTCTCATCGTCTGCTTCATCAAACGGAGTCGTGGAGGCAAATATCCAG tTCGAGATAAAAAAGATCTTCCTTTGGACTCTGTTGATCACAAAGACCCGGACGGATCCTTTGAATACCA CAGCGACGAGGACAACAAGCCTCTTCAAGGTAGCCAAACATCACTGGAGGGCAACGTGAAGGAGAGCGACGACAGCCTGGTGGACTACGGAGAAGGCGGCGACGGGCAGTTCAACGAGGACGGCTCTTTCATCGGCCAGTACACGGTAAAGAAGGACAAGGACGAGACTGAAGGCAACGAAAGCTCAGAAGCCACCTCGCCTGTCAATGCCATCTACTCCCTGGCGTAG
- the nfasca gene encoding neurofascin homolog (chicken) a isoform X12, whose amino-acid sequence MMRRGSHWALAFMSLLLWRQSAPIEVPNDPKILADLKQPPTITKQSVKDYIVDPRDNIIIECEAKGNPVPTFSWRRNGKFFNTAKDLRVTMRKRSGTLEIGFRNGGRPEDYEGEYQCFATNDHGVAMSNKILLRVSKAPLWPKEVLEPVVVSEGSSLVLPCNPPPGLPPPFTFWMSSMMIPIRQDKRVSMGLNGDMYFSNVVAQDAQNDYSCNARFLFTHTIQQKNPFTLKVLTNDPYNDTSYNDSDPYGGRKVAESTPTFLTPSGTESSKMVLRDQQLLLECIAAGLPTPAIKWFKKGGDLPAQKVKFENYNKTMKIVAVSEEDTGEYVCMATNHLGSIRHSIFVQVKAAPYWLDKPTNLVLAPEANGRLVCRANGNPKPSIRWLVNGIPINSSLPDPSRQLMGDTIIFRSVQMGSSAVYQCNASNQHGYLLANAFVSVIDMRPRILGPKNQLIKVIENNRTFLDCPFFGSPIPDLRWFKNGQGSGLDGGHYRAYINGSLEIQRARPQDEGTYTCVASSILGMAENQVRLEVKEPSRIVGAPEHQSAIRGSTARFDCKVKFDPSLAATVTWTKDDKPIHLGWRLRKDEESLTVPNVNEGDEGTYACTVETEIDRDSASARLTVLEEASLNPSLSSALPPDLPDPPMDLELSDPAARSVRLTWIPGNDHRSPVTEFLVQFVEDRWEPGRWQDLATYPGDLNSVILQLAPFVNYQFRVIAINQVGPSAASRPSPQYQTSSAAPDVIPRGLRGWGSQKDNMEITWEPLLDLEKNGPNLHYAVWWRRKDSDADWSNVTTTGTKHVVRNTQTYVAYEMKIQARNDLGAGPESNVVIGYSGEDRPTGAPTELRISKVDSTKANVHWKPVQQESVRGEFKEYRLHYWREASHVPALVFSKENKTKGFYTTVAEPSGILSDLVPFSRYKMFMVVANNGYQGPPSNTVEFSTKEGVPDAPSFFRIKRRGLDSIHLEWDKPLEPNGLLIGYQLKYQTANGSREGRPRVETFLPNVTEFTLRLPDRSSRYNFYLSALTQVGAGEVFAEESPFFGNEDLLLFPFLHENFTDATGLVDLTDASLASAFTLTPPPTPPTISTSPSTLPMSTTIEATTPTTTPTTTSTTATTSIEADLTTLPSVLVINKNIDKNVLAYIDQVDIATQGWFIGLMCAIALIILILLIVCFIKRSRGGKYPVRDKKDLPLDSVDHKDPDGSFEYHSDEDNKPLQGSQTSLEGNVKESDDSLVDYGEGGDGQFNEDGSFIGQYTVKKDKDETEGNESSEATSPVNAIYSLA is encoded by the exons ATGATGAGGCGGGGCAGCCATTGGGCCCTGGCTTTCATGTCGTTGCTGCTGTGGCGCCAATCCGCGCCAATCGAAGTACCAAACGATC CAAAGATCCTGGCCGACC TGAAACAGCCCCCTACTATTACCAAGCAGTCAGTAAAGGATTACATTGTTGACCCCAGAGATAACATCATCATCGAGTGCGAAGCCAAGGGCAACCCGGTGCCAAC GTTCTCATGGAGAAGGAATGGCAAGTTTTTCAACACGGCAAAAGATCTGCGTGTGACAATGCGCAAACGTTCGGGAACCCTGGAAATCGGATTTCGGAACGGAGGACGGCCGGAAGACTATGAAGGCGAATACCAGTGTTTTGCCACCAATGATCACGGAGTGGCAATGTCCAACAAAATTCTACTTAGGGTCTCGA aggcacCTCTGTGGCCTAAGGAGGTGCTGGAGCCAGTGGTGGTGAGCGAGGGCTCGTCGCTGGTCCTCCCCTGCAACCCCCCTCCGGGCCTCCCGCCTCCGTTCACTTTCTGGATGAGCAGTA TGATGATTCCCATCCGACAGGATAAGCGAGTGTCCATGGGTTTGAACGGAGACATGTACTTCTCCAACGTGGTGGCCCAAGATGCTCAGAACGACTACAGCTGCaacgctcgcttcctctttacGCACACCATCCAGCAGAAGAACCCCTTCACTCTCAAAGTTCTTACCA ATGATCCTTATAATGACACCTCTTACAATGACAGTGACCCATATGGTG GCCGTAAAGTTGCTGAGTCCACGCCAACCTTCCTCACACCGTCGGGGACCGAGAGCTCCAAAATGGTGCTGAGGGACCAGCAGCTGCTGCTGGAGTGCATTGCTGCTGGACT CCCCACGCCGGCTATCAAATGGTTTAAGAAGGGCGGCGATCTGCCGGCACAGAAAGTCAAGTTTGAGAATTACAACAAGACCATGAAGATCGTGGCCGTGTCAGAGGAGGACACGGGGGAATACGTCTGCATGGCCACCAATCATTTAGGGAGCATCCGCCACTCCATTTTTGTTCAAGTGAAAG CGGCCCCTTACTGGCTGGACAAACCGACCAATTTGGTGCTAGCTCCAGAAGCCAACGGCCGCCTGGTGTGTCGGGCCAACGGCAACCCCAAACCCAGCATCCGATGGCTGGTTAACGGCATTCCCATAAACA GCTCTTTGCCTGACCCGAGTCGCCAGCTCATGGGCGACACCATCATCTTCCGCTCGGTGCAGATGGGAAGCAGCGCCGTCTACCAATGCAACGCTTCCAACCAGCACGGTTATCTTCTGGCAAATGCCTTTGTCAGTGTCATCG ATATGCGTCCAAGGATACTTGGGCCAAAAAATCAACTGATCAAAGTCATCGAGAACAACCGCACCTTTCTGGACTGCCCCTTTTTCGGTTCCCCTATTCCAGATTTACGCTG GTTTAAGAACGGACAAGGCAGCGGCCTAGACGGCGGACATTACCGCGCTTATATCAACGGCAGCCTGGAGATCCAGCGTGCCAGACCGCAGGACGAGGGCACCTACACCTGCGTGGCCAGCAGCATTCTGGGCATGGCTGAAAACCAGGTCCGCctggaggtcaaag AGCCCAGCCGTATCGTCGGGGCCCCTGAACACCAGTCGGCCATCAGGGGATCCACAGCTCGGTTTGACTGCAAAGTCAAATTTGATCCCAGCCTGGCTGCCACTGTGACTTGGACCAAGGATGACAAGCCCATCCATCTGGGATGGAG GCTGAGGAAAGACGAGGAATCGCTGACCGTCCCGAACGTCAACGAGGGGGACGAAGGAACTTACGCGTGTACTGTTGAAACCGAGATTGACCGGGACTCGGCCTCGGCTCGTCTCACTGTGTTAG AAGAAGCCTCCCTCAACCCCTCACTTTCTAGTGCCTTGCCTCCAG ACCTCCCCGACCCTCCTATGGATCTGGAGCTGTCAGATCCGGCAGCCCGGAGTGTTCGCCTCACCTGGATCCCTGGAAATGACCACAGAAGTCCCGTCACAG AGTTTTTGGTCCAGTTTGTGGAAGACCGCTGGGAGCCAGGAAGATGGCAGGACCTGGCCACCTACCCCGGGGACCTCAACTCGGTCATTCTGCAGCTGGCTCCCTTTGTCAACTACCAGTTCCGAGTTATTGCCATCAACCAGGTGGGCCCGAGTGCGGCCAGCAGACCCTCACCCCAATACCAAACCAGTAGCGCTG CTCCTGATGTCATACCCAGAGGCCTCCGAGGCTGGGGCTCACAGAAAGACAACATGGAGATCACTTGGGAG CCCCTGCTTGATCTGGAGAAGAACGGCCCGAATTTGCACTATGCCGTGTGGTGGAGACGCAAAGATTCCGATGCCGACTGGAGCAATGTGACCACAACGGGGACCAAACACGTTGTCCGCAACACACAAACCTATGTAGCCTATGAAATGAAAATCCAGGCCAGGAATGATCTTGGAGCAGGACCAGAGTCCAATGTGGTCATTGGATACTCGGGAGAAGACA GACCCACCGGCGCTCCGACCGAGCTGCGCATTTCTAAGGTAGACAGCACCAAAGCAAATGTCCACTGGAAGCCCGTCCAGCAGGAGTCGGTCCGAGGAGAATTCAAGGAGTATAGA CTGCACTATTGGCGTGAGGCCAGTCACGTACCCGCTTTGGTGTTCAGCAAGGAGAACAAGACCAAAGGTTTCTACACCACCGTGGCCGAGCCTTCGGGCATCCTCAGCGACCTGGTGCCCTTTTCGCGCTACAAGATGTTTATGGTTGTGGCCAACAATGGTTACCAAGGTCCACCCAGCAACACGGTTGAATTCAGCACAAAGGAAGGAG TGCCCGACGCTCCCAGTTTTTTCAGGATCAAGCGAAGAGGCTTGGATTCCATTCATCTGGAGTGGGACAAACCTCTGGAGCCAAATGGTCTCCTCATTGGATACCAGCTCAAATACCAAACAG CCAACGGATCGAGAGAGGGTCGACCTCGCGTTGAGACTTTCCTTCCAAACGTGACGGAGTTCACGCTCCGTCTTCCCGATCGCTCCAGCCGCTACAATTTCTACCTGTCGGCGCTCACCCAGGTGGGAGCGGGCGAGGTCTTTGCTGAAGAATCCCCCTTCTTTGGCAACGAAG ACCTTCTCTTGTTCCCCTTTCTCCATG AAAACTTTACTGATGCTACAGGTCTAG TTGATCTTACGGATGCCTCTTTGGCTTCAGCTTTCACTCTTACTCCTCCTCCCACTCCTCCAACAATTAGTACCTCACCTTCTACTCTTCCAATGTCTACAACCATAGAGGCTACTACTCCTACCACTACTCCTACCACTACTAGTACTACTGCTACTACCAGCATTGAGGCAGACCTGACCACACTACCGTCTGTGCTGGTCATCAACAAGAATATTGATAAGAATGTGCTGg CCTATATTGACCAGGTGGACATCGCAACGCAAGGCTGGTTCATCGGCTTGATGTGCGCCATCGCCCTCATCATACTGATCCTTCTCATCGTCTGCTTCATCAAACGGAGTCGTGGAGGCAAATATCCAG tTCGAGATAAAAAAGATCTTCCTTTGGACTCTGTTGATCACAAAGACCCGGACGGATCCTTTGAATACCA CAGCGACGAGGACAACAAGCCTCTTCAAGGTAGCCAAACATCACTGGAGGGCAACGTGAAGGAGAGCGACGACAGCCTGGTGGACTACGGAGAAGGCGGCGACGGGCAGTTCAACGAGGACGGCTCTTTCATCGGCCAGTACACGGTAAAGAAGGACAAGGACGAGACTGAAGGCAACGAAAGCTCAGAAGCCACCTCGCCTGTCAATGCCATCTACTCCCTGGCGTAG